A section of the Neisseria dumasiana genome encodes:
- the odhB gene encoding 2-oxoglutarate dehydrogenase complex dihydrolipoyllysine-residue succinyltransferase: MIVEVKVPVLSESVSEGTLMSWHKKVGEYVERDEILIDVETDKVVLEVPSPQAGVLVEIVAQDGETVVAEQLLAKIDTEAKAEASAPAAESKPAEAPAAAPAASNAQAGVAMPAAAKLAAEKGVDIASVQGSGRDGRVLKEDVQNASAAPKAAAPAAPVPAGVRPEQRVPMSRLRARVAERLLASQQENAILTTFNEVNMKPVMDLRAKYKEKFEKEHGVKLGFMSFFVKAAVAALKKFPVVNASVDGNDIVYHGYFDIGIAIGSPRGLVVPILRDADQMSIADIEKAIVDYAVKAKDGKIALEDLTGGTFSITNGGTFGSMMSTPIINPPQSAILGMHATKERAVVENGQVVVRPMMYLALSYDHRIIDGREAVLTLVTIKDLLEDPARLLLDL; encoded by the coding sequence ATGATTGTTGAAGTAAAAGTACCTGTGTTATCTGAAAGTGTATCTGAAGGCACATTGATGTCTTGGCACAAAAAAGTAGGCGAATACGTTGAGCGTGATGAGATTTTGATCGACGTGGAAACCGATAAAGTGGTTTTGGAAGTTCCCTCGCCGCAAGCAGGTGTGTTGGTTGAAATCGTTGCACAAGACGGTGAAACCGTAGTGGCGGAGCAGCTGCTGGCCAAGATCGACACCGAAGCCAAAGCAGAAGCTTCTGCGCCTGCCGCAGAAAGCAAACCTGCCGAAGCCCCCGCCGCCGCTCCTGCGGCATCTAACGCCCAAGCCGGTGTGGCCATGCCTGCCGCTGCCAAACTTGCCGCCGAGAAAGGTGTCGATATCGCTTCCGTACAAGGATCCGGTCGTGACGGCCGTGTATTGAAAGAAGATGTCCAAAATGCTTCCGCAGCACCGAAAGCGGCTGCACCTGCCGCTCCCGTTCCTGCCGGTGTGCGCCCCGAACAGCGCGTGCCGATGAGCCGTTTGCGTGCCCGTGTTGCCGAGCGTTTATTGGCTTCTCAACAAGAAAACGCCATTTTGACTACCTTTAACGAAGTCAACATGAAGCCGGTTATGGATTTACGTGCCAAATACAAAGAAAAATTCGAAAAAGAGCACGGCGTGAAACTGGGCTTTATGTCGTTCTTTGTTAAAGCCGCCGTTGCAGCACTGAAAAAATTCCCGGTTGTGAATGCCTCTGTTGACGGCAACGACATCGTTTACCACGGTTACTTCGATATCGGTATTGCCATCGGCAGCCCGCGCGGTTTGGTTGTGCCGATTCTGCGTGATGCCGATCAAATGAGCATTGCCGATATTGAAAAAGCCATTGTGGATTACGCCGTAAAAGCCAAAGACGGCAAAATCGCTTTAGAAGATTTAACCGGCGGTACTTTCAGCATTACCAACGGCGGTACTTTCGGCTCGATGATGTCTACCCCGATTATCAACCCGCCCCAATCAGCTATTTTGGGTATGCACGCTACCAAAGAACGTGCAGTTGTGGAAAACGGTCAAGTAGTGGTACGCCCGATGATGTATCTGGCACTGTCTTACGACCACCGTATCATCGACGGCCGCGAAGCGGTGTTGACTTTGGTAACCATCAAAGACTTGTTGGAAGATCCCGCACGTTTGCTGCTTGACCTGTAA
- the lpdA gene encoding dihydrolipoyl dehydrogenase, which yields MSQFDVAVIGAGPGGYIAAIRAAQLGFKTVCIDAGVNKAGDAPALGGTCLNVGCIPSKALLQSSEHFHAAQHDFAEHGITVGDVKFDAAKMIERKDGIVTKLTGGIKFLFQKNKVESLFGKGSLKGRNGDVWQVEVDNKGEKSVVEAKHVIIATGSVPRPLPLIDIDNVNVLDNEGALNLTEVPKKLGVIGSGVIGLEMGSVWKRVGSEVTILEAMPTFLAAADQQIAKEAFKVFTKEQGLAIELGVKINEIKNDKNGVTVSYEVGGGAKTETFDKLIVSIGRIPNTEGLNAEGVGLEKDERGFIKVDGECRTNLPNVWAIGDVVRGPMLAHKASDEGVAVAERIAGQKPHLDFNTIPFVIYTDPEIAWVGKTEEQLKAEGVEYKKGTSGFAANGRALGLGKAKGTVKVLACAKTDRVLGVHMIGPMVSELVAEGVMSMEFSASSEDIARIVHAHPTLSEVLHEAALAADKRALHG from the coding sequence ATGTCTCAATTCGACGTAGCAGTTATTGGTGCAGGCCCCGGCGGTTATATCGCCGCCATCCGTGCCGCGCAACTCGGTTTTAAAACCGTCTGTATCGATGCAGGCGTAAACAAAGCAGGCGATGCGCCCGCATTGGGCGGCACATGTTTGAATGTCGGCTGTATTCCTTCCAAGGCTCTGTTGCAGTCTTCGGAACATTTTCATGCCGCCCAACACGATTTTGCCGAGCACGGCATTACCGTGGGCGATGTGAAATTCGATGCGGCCAAAATGATCGAACGCAAAGACGGCATCGTCACCAAACTTACCGGCGGTATTAAGTTTCTTTTCCAAAAAAACAAAGTGGAAAGCCTGTTCGGCAAAGGTTCTTTAAAAGGCCGTAACGGCGATGTTTGGCAGGTTGAAGTCGATAACAAAGGCGAAAAATCAGTTGTTGAGGCCAAACATGTAATCATCGCAACCGGTTCGGTTCCGCGTCCTCTGCCTTTAATCGATATCGACAACGTGAATGTATTGGACAACGAAGGTGCATTGAATCTGACCGAAGTGCCGAAGAAATTGGGCGTAATCGGTTCGGGCGTAATCGGCTTGGAAATGGGGTCGGTGTGGAAACGTGTGGGTTCTGAAGTCACCATTCTCGAAGCCATGCCTACTTTCTTGGCTGCCGCAGACCAGCAAATTGCCAAAGAAGCCTTTAAAGTATTCACGAAAGAACAAGGTTTGGCGATTGAGTTGGGTGTAAAAATCAATGAAATCAAAAACGACAAGAACGGTGTAACCGTATCTTACGAAGTCGGCGGTGGGGCGAAAACCGAAACCTTCGACAAACTGATCGTGTCTATCGGCCGTATCCCAAACACCGAAGGTTTGAATGCCGAAGGCGTGGGCTTGGAAAAAGACGAGCGCGGTTTCATTAAAGTGGACGGAGAGTGCCGCACCAATCTGCCCAACGTATGGGCCATCGGAGACGTGGTACGCGGCCCGATGTTGGCACACAAAGCCAGCGACGAAGGTGTTGCCGTAGCCGAGCGTATCGCCGGTCAAAAACCGCATTTGGATTTCAATACCATTCCGTTTGTGATTTACACCGATCCCGAAATCGCATGGGTAGGCAAAACCGAAGAACAACTGAAAGCCGAAGGCGTGGAATACAAAAAAGGCACTTCCGGCTTTGCAGCCAACGGCCGCGCTTTAGGTTTGGGCAAAGCCAAAGGTACGGTAAAAGTGTTGGCTTGTGCCAAAACCGACCGCGTATTGGGCGTTCACATGATCGGCCCGATGGTTTCCGAGCTGGTAGCCGAAGGCGTGATGAGCATGGAGTTCAGCGCCAGCAGCGAAGACATCGCGCGTATCGTTCACGCACACCCGACCTTGTCGGAAGTGTTGCACGAAGCGGCCTTGGCAGCAGACAAACGTGCTTTGCACGGCTAA
- the radC gene encoding RadC family protein, translating to MSIKQWPEGERPREKLLERGAGALSDAELLAVLLRVGTRGMSAVDLARHLLNEFGSLGRLMSADVKALSAHKGMGLASYTQFAVVREIGRRILGEELRETAVLNNPRDVADFLRLHLAHERVEVSLALLLNQQNQLIALHELSRGTVAENTVYTREIVKLALDEYASSIIIAHNHPGGSPDPSDADIAFTHRLAQALDLVDITLLDHFIVTARRVTSLHERGLMRAV from the coding sequence ATGAGTATCAAACAATGGCCGGAAGGCGAACGTCCGCGCGAAAAGCTGCTGGAGCGCGGTGCGGGTGCGTTGAGCGATGCCGAATTGTTGGCGGTGCTGCTGCGGGTGGGAACGCGCGGCATGAGTGCGGTGGATTTGGCACGCCATCTGCTCAACGAGTTCGGCAGCTTGGGGCGGTTGATGAGTGCGGATGTCAAAGCATTGTCGGCGCACAAAGGCATGGGACTGGCGAGCTATACGCAATTTGCCGTGGTGCGCGAAATCGGACGGCGGATATTGGGCGAAGAGTTGCGCGAAACCGCCGTGTTGAACAATCCGCGCGACGTTGCCGATTTTCTGCGCCTGCATTTGGCGCACGAACGGGTAGAGGTGAGTTTGGCGTTGTTGCTGAATCAACAAAACCAACTGATTGCCCTGCACGAATTATCACGCGGCACGGTGGCCGAAAACACCGTTTATACCCGCGAAATCGTGAAACTCGCGCTCGACGAATACGCCAGCAGTATCATCATTGCCCACAACCACCCCGGCGGTTCGCCCGATCCTTCCGATGCCGACATTGCTTTCACGCACAGGTTGGCGCAAGCTTTGGATTTGGTAGACATCACGCTTTTAGACCATTTCATCGTTACCGCCCGCCGAGTAACGTCTTTACACGAACGCGGCTTGATGCGCGCGGTGTAG
- the bioA gene encoding adenosylmethionine--8-amino-7-oxononanoate transaminase, translating into MLFSADLDFDRRHIWHPYTSVIDPLPVYPVARTEGVYIELSDGRKLVDGMSSWWCAQHGYNHPELLAAAHNQLDTMPHIMFGGITHEPAVRLCQSLKTMLPENLDCIFLADSGSVAVEVSLKMALQYWHARGEARSKFLTIERGYHGDTFGAMSVCDPVNSMHNLYRRFLPEHIFVPAPQSRFDGEWQPSDIAAFQTALSQHSNDIAAVILEPIVQGAGGMRVYHPEYLRQVRALCDEYGILLILDEIATGFGRTGKLFACEHAAIQPDIMCIGKALTGGMMTLSATAATRHVAETVCGGEAGVFMHGPTFMGNPLACAVAEANMQILKRNEWQAQVAAIEAHFQTALTPLAAHKNVADVRIIGAVGVVETRRPVNMAAMQQFFVQQGLWIRPFGKLVYLMPPYIIRPHELQRLTDTVGAAVQKTELFQ; encoded by the coding sequence ATGCTTTTTTCCGCCGATTTAGACTTCGACCGCCGCCATATCTGGCACCCTTACACCTCGGTGATCGATCCACTGCCCGTCTATCCCGTTGCCCGCACCGAAGGCGTGTACATAGAGCTTTCAGACGGCCGCAAGCTGGTGGACGGCATGTCGTCATGGTGGTGCGCACAACATGGCTACAATCATCCAGAACTGCTTGCCGCCGCCCACAATCAGCTCGACACCATGCCGCACATCATGTTCGGCGGCATCACCCACGAGCCTGCCGTCCGTCTGTGCCAAAGCCTGAAAACCATGCTGCCCGAAAATCTCGACTGCATTTTTCTGGCGGATTCCGGCTCGGTGGCGGTGGAAGTTTCCCTGAAAATGGCTCTGCAATATTGGCATGCGCGGGGCGAAGCGCGGAGCAAATTTCTTACCATCGAGCGCGGTTATCACGGCGACACCTTCGGCGCCATGAGCGTGTGCGACCCCGTAAACTCCATGCACAATCTTTACCGCCGTTTCCTGCCCGAACACATCTTCGTGCCTGCTCCGCAAAGCCGTTTCGACGGCGAATGGCAGCCAAGCGATATCGCCGCTTTTCAGACGGCCTTATCGCAACACAGCAACGATATCGCCGCCGTGATTCTCGAACCCATAGTGCAAGGCGCGGGCGGTATGCGCGTGTATCATCCCGAATATTTGCGGCAGGTGCGCGCCCTGTGCGACGAATACGGCATCTTATTGATTCTAGACGAAATCGCCACCGGCTTCGGGCGCACGGGCAAGCTGTTTGCGTGCGAACACGCCGCCATTCAGCCCGATATCATGTGCATCGGCAAAGCCCTCACCGGCGGCATGATGACGCTTTCCGCCACCGCCGCCACCCGCCATGTCGCCGAAACCGTGTGCGGCGGCGAAGCGGGCGTATTCATGCACGGCCCCACCTTTATGGGCAACCCGCTGGCCTGCGCCGTGGCCGAAGCCAACATGCAGATACTCAAACGCAACGAATGGCAGGCGCAAGTTGCCGCCATCGAAGCACATTTTCAGACGGCCTTAACACCGCTGGCCGCCCATAAAAACGTGGCCGACGTGCGCATTATCGGCGCCGTCGGCGTGGTCGAAACCCGCCGCCCCGTCAACATGGCCGCCATGCAGCAGTTTTTCGTGCAGCAAGGCCTGTGGATTCGGCCGTTCGGCAAGCTGGTTTACCTGATGCCGCCTTACATCATCCGCCCGCACGAATTGCAACGGCTCACCGATACCGTTGGCGCGGCCGTTCAAAAAACAGAATTGTTTCAATAA
- a CDS encoding NUDIX hydrolase — translation MDLKETQLSSEPIFQGTFINIARDTIRLPNGNESTRVVIRHPGAACVLAVTDNDEVVLVRQWRYACDQALLELPAGKLDAGEDPAVCALRELAEETPYTADSVKLLHTFYTAPGFCDELMYLYQAEGVREGSTLQNDDDEFTETVLMSREEVKAALKNNQVSDGKTLAGLQYWLLNS, via the coding sequence ATGGATTTGAAAGAAACCCAACTCAGCTCCGAGCCGATTTTTCAAGGCACGTTCATCAACATTGCCCGCGACACCATCCGCTTGCCCAACGGCAACGAAAGCACGCGCGTGGTGATCCGCCACCCCGGTGCCGCCTGCGTGCTGGCCGTAACCGACAACGACGAAGTGGTGTTGGTACGCCAATGGCGTTACGCTTGCGACCAAGCCTTGCTCGAACTGCCCGCAGGCAAACTCGATGCCGGCGAAGACCCCGCCGTCTGCGCCCTGCGCGAGCTGGCCGAAGAAACGCCTTACACTGCCGACAGCGTTAAGCTGTTGCACACTTTTTACACCGCGCCCGGCTTCTGCGACGAATTGATGTACCTCTACCAAGCCGAAGGCGTGCGCGAAGGCAGTACCTTGCAAAACGACGATGACGAATTTACCGAAACCGTGCTGATGAGCCGCGAAGAAGTGAAGGCGGCGTTGAAAAACAACCAAGTTTCAGACGGCAAAACCTTGGCCGGTTTGCAATATTGGCTGTTGAACAGTTAA
- a CDS encoding ferritin-like domain-containing protein, which translates to MNTTQSVYPLLLSALNATDPEVKCRLTDEIFSAYTKGILNNGPSEPPEDFRFAGRPEKPELVPSTAVRARKMGTPEGYAAMLHAICHIEFNAINLALDAAYRFRNLPAAFTADWLRVAYEEAAHFRLMRARLQENGYDYGDFEAHNHLWDMAYKTAYDPLLRMALVPRVLEARGLDVTPAIRAKVEQKGDLETCAVLDIIYRDEVGHVQIGNRWYQYLCAERGLEPISLFRTLIARYDLFIFRGYVNIEARERAGFSRFELDMLEDFEQSLKAG; encoded by the coding sequence ATGAATACAACACAATCCGTCTATCCCCTGCTTTTATCTGCGTTAAATGCAACCGATCCGGAAGTTAAATGCCGTCTTACCGATGAAATTTTTTCTGCCTACACCAAGGGCATATTAAACAACGGGCCGTCTGAACCGCCCGAAGATTTCCGCTTTGCCGGCCGCCCCGAAAAACCCGAGCTGGTTCCCTCCACCGCTGTCCGCGCCCGCAAAATGGGTACGCCCGAAGGCTACGCAGCCATGCTCCATGCGATTTGCCATATCGAATTTAACGCCATCAATCTGGCTCTTGATGCCGCCTACCGCTTCCGCAACCTTCCTGCCGCTTTTACAGCCGACTGGTTGCGCGTTGCCTATGAAGAAGCCGCCCATTTCCGCCTGATGCGCGCACGCCTTCAGGAGAACGGCTATGATTACGGCGACTTCGAAGCGCACAACCATCTGTGGGATATGGCCTACAAAACCGCCTACGACCCCCTGCTGCGTATGGCGTTGGTGCCGCGCGTACTCGAAGCGCGCGGTTTAGACGTTACACCCGCCATCCGAGCCAAAGTGGAACAAAAAGGCGATTTAGAAACCTGTGCAGTGCTCGACATCATCTACCGCGACGAAGTCGGCCATGTGCAAATCGGCAACCGTTGGTATCAATATTTGTGCGCTGAACGCGGCTTGGAGCCGATTTCACTATTCCGCACTTTGATTGCGCGCTACGATTTGTTTATTTTCCGCGGTTACGTCAACATCGAAGCCCGTGAGCGCGCAGGCTTCAGCCGTTTTGAGTTGGACATGTTGGAAGATTTTGAACAAAGTTTGAAAGCAGGTTGA
- the lolA gene encoding outer membrane lipoprotein chaperone LolA, with product MIQKKQMFTALAAVFALGIGSAQAGAIDALKKFNEDADGISGSFTQTVKSKKKTQTTSGSFQILRPGLFKWQYTSPYKQTIVGDGKTIWLYDVDLAQVTKSAQNQTIGDSPAAILSNKSALDSSYSLQEDGSAGGIDYVRAMPKKNNAGYQYIRIGFKGDALAAMQLKDSFGNETTIRFSNLNMKPNLSRGTFKFTPPKGVDVLSN from the coding sequence ATGATTCAGAAAAAACAAATGTTTACTGCTCTTGCTGCCGTATTCGCCCTCGGTATCGGCAGCGCACAGGCCGGTGCGATTGACGCACTCAAGAAATTTAACGAAGATGCCGACGGTATCAGCGGCAGCTTCACCCAAACCGTAAAAAGTAAGAAGAAAACCCAAACCACCAGCGGTTCGTTTCAGATTTTGCGGCCCGGTTTGTTCAAATGGCAATACACTTCGCCCTACAAGCAAACGATAGTAGGCGACGGCAAAACCATTTGGTTATACGATGTAGATTTGGCGCAAGTAACCAAGTCGGCGCAAAACCAAACCATCGGCGACAGCCCCGCTGCGATTTTGTCGAACAAATCCGCGCTCGACAGCAGCTATTCTCTGCAAGAAGACGGCTCGGCAGGCGGTATTGATTATGTGCGTGCCATGCCGAAGAAAAACAACGCAGGCTATCAATACATCCGCATCGGTTTCAAAGGCGATGCTTTGGCTGCCATGCAGTTGAAAGACAGCTTCGGCAATGAAACCACCATCCGCTTCAGCAATTTGAACATGAAGCCGAATCTTTCGCGCGGCACATTTAAATTCACGCCGCCCAAAGGTGTGGATGTGTTGAGCAATTAA
- the ilvE gene encoding branched-chain-amino-acid transaminase → MAREVPAVFGSVFHQDMPVLAFENGSWQEVRWQQANELSLAPGAHCLHYGSECFEGLKAFRQKNDDIVLFRPDANIARMQQSAKLLHLPVPEAEAFHAALVELVARAADEIPDAPAALYLRPTLIGTDPVIGKAGVGSSNALLYILASPVGDYFKAGAPMKLLVETEHMRCAPHMGRVKCGGNYASALPWVTKAREEYGAHQVLFCPNGDVQETGASNFALIKGDEIITKPLTDEFLHGVTRDSVLKIARDMGYQVSERNFTVSELKEAVENGAEAILTGTAAVISPVTSFVIEGKEIEVQSQERGAAIRKAITDIQYGLVEDRHGWLVKVKP, encoded by the coding sequence ATGGCAAGAGAAGTTCCCGCCGTATTCGGCAGTGTTTTTCATCAAGACATGCCTGTTTTGGCATTTGAAAACGGTTCGTGGCAGGAAGTGCGCTGGCAGCAGGCAAACGAACTGTCCCTTGCTCCGGGGGCGCATTGTTTGCATTACGGCAGCGAGTGTTTCGAAGGCTTGAAAGCATTCCGTCAAAAAAACGACGACATCGTTTTGTTCCGCCCCGATGCCAATATTGCGCGTATGCAGCAAAGTGCTAAGCTGCTCCATTTGCCTGTGCCGGAAGCGGAAGCGTTTCATGCCGCGCTGGTGGAGTTGGTGGCCCGTGCCGCCGATGAAATTCCCGATGCGCCGGCTGCGCTGTATCTGCGGCCGACTTTAATCGGCACCGACCCTGTGATCGGCAAAGCCGGTGTCGGATCGTCTAACGCATTGCTGTATATATTGGCTTCTCCTGTGGGGGATTATTTCAAAGCAGGGGCACCGATGAAGCTGTTGGTCGAAACCGAGCATATGCGCTGTGCGCCGCACATGGGGCGGGTGAAATGCGGCGGCAACTATGCGTCGGCTTTGCCGTGGGTAACGAAAGCCCGCGAAGAATATGGTGCGCATCAAGTATTGTTCTGCCCGAACGGCGACGTTCAAGAAACCGGCGCCTCTAACTTCGCACTGATTAAAGGCGACGAAATCATCACCAAGCCGCTCACCGACGAATTTCTGCACGGAGTGACCCGCGATTCGGTGCTCAAAATCGCCCGCGATATGGGTTATCAGGTGAGCGAGCGCAATTTCACGGTAAGCGAACTGAAAGAAGCGGTAGAAAACGGTGCCGAAGCCATTTTAACCGGCACGGCGGCGGTGATTTCTCCGGTAACTTCTTTTGTGATTGAGGGCAAAGAAATCGAAGTGCAAAGCCAAGAGCGCGGTGCGGCCATCCGCAAAGCAATTACCGACATTCAATACGGTTTGGTTGAAGACCGCCACGGCTGGTTGGTTAAAGTAAAGCCTTAA
- the cls gene encoding cardiolipin synthase, protein MNIEITWGQMLIYLHTAVALGFMVRVLYKQRNTGTAFAWLIILFLFPLFGVAAYLMLGEPRLGIARAKRTEEMNRFYGRFAERYLADIDLDTTEEVSPRYRGIAKVAADPTGLGVTKNNAVSLLSSTADILAAMENDIESATQSCLLAFYIIDPQGRIERLLDRVIEAAGRGVDCVILADAVGSRSFFNSAWIEKLRHAGVEVHAALPVGPLRTLFTRSDLRNHRKLMIIDKKIGYTGSYNLVDPHFFKKGAGVGEWVDVMMRCTGPMVLEMTAVFYADVAVENDENLVEIQKYLSTYVDIIPAMLPEKMQAGKVVAQVIPSSPSQTDRVIYETIISAIYAATRKLVITTPYFVPDDSLLMALTNAAKRGVEVTLILPAKVDSLMVRYASQAYYPMLLRSGVKIALFDGGLLHAKTMTVDDGYTLFGTVNMDMRSFFLNLEISLAIYDKGMTKQVRDLQAHYLQSSRYVSIKNWQQRARWWGLVENTVRLMSPLL, encoded by the coding sequence ATGAATATAGAAATCACATGGGGGCAGATGCTGATTTATCTGCATACTGCCGTGGCACTGGGTTTTATGGTGCGCGTACTCTACAAACAGCGCAACACCGGCACGGCATTTGCCTGGTTGATTATTTTGTTTCTGTTTCCTTTGTTCGGCGTGGCGGCATACCTGATGCTGGGCGAGCCGCGCTTGGGTATTGCCCGAGCCAAACGCACGGAAGAAATGAACCGGTTTTACGGCCGTTTCGCCGAACGTTATTTGGCCGATATCGATTTGGATACCACCGAAGAAGTTAGCCCCCGTTATCGCGGTATCGCCAAAGTGGCGGCAGACCCGACCGGATTGGGCGTTACGAAAAATAATGCCGTGTCGCTGCTGTCTTCCACCGCCGACATACTGGCGGCAATGGAAAACGATATCGAATCTGCAACCCAATCCTGCCTGCTTGCGTTTTATATCATCGACCCGCAAGGACGGATTGAACGCCTGTTAGACAGAGTTATCGAAGCGGCCGGACGCGGAGTGGATTGTGTGATTTTGGCCGATGCGGTGGGCAGCCGCAGTTTTTTCAACAGCGCATGGATAGAGAAGTTGCGTCATGCCGGCGTAGAAGTGCATGCCGCATTGCCGGTGGGGCCGCTGCGCACGCTGTTTACCCGCAGCGATTTGAGAAATCACCGCAAGTTGATGATTATCGACAAGAAAATAGGCTATACCGGCAGCTATAATCTCGTTGATCCGCACTTTTTCAAAAAAGGTGCGGGCGTGGGCGAGTGGGTGGATGTGATGATGCGCTGCACCGGCCCGATGGTGCTGGAAATGACGGCAGTGTTTTATGCCGATGTGGCGGTTGAAAACGATGAGAATTTGGTTGAAATACAAAAATACCTGAGCACTTATGTAGATATTATTCCGGCCATGCTGCCTGAAAAAATGCAAGCCGGAAAAGTGGTGGCGCAGGTTATCCCTTCCAGCCCCAGCCAAACCGACCGGGTAATCTACGAAACCATCATCAGCGCGATTTATGCGGCAACCCGCAAACTGGTGATCACCACTCCCTATTTTGTGCCCGACGATTCCCTGCTGATGGCGTTGACCAATGCCGCCAAACGGGGCGTTGAAGTTACCTTGATTCTGCCGGCCAAAGTCGATTCGCTGATGGTGCGTTACGCTTCGCAGGCCTATTACCCGATGCTGTTGCGCTCGGGCGTGAAAATCGCGCTTTTCGACGGCGGCTTGCTGCACGCCAAAACCATGACGGTGGACGACGGCTACACGCTTTTCGGCACGGTAAACATGGATATGCGCAGCTTCTTTTTGAATTTGGAAATCAGTTTGGCCATATACGATAAAGGCATGACCAAACAGGTGCGCGATTTGCAGGCGCATTATTTGCAAAGCAGCCGTTATGTGAGCATTAAAAATTGGCAGCAACGTGCGCGATGGTGGGGATTGGTCGAAAACACCGTGCGTTTGATGAGCCCGTTGTTGTAA